The Aythya fuligula isolate bAytFul2 chromosome 18, bAytFul2.pri, whole genome shotgun sequence DNA window CCCCGACAGGAGAGGGGACAgacagccctggggagggaTTGAGCACCTCTGGGGGCTGGCGGGGGGTCCAGGAGCATTTCCCAGCTTACGGGTGCGAGGAGATGGGAGCACTGAGGACCTGAAGCAGGATGGGAGAAGGTTGAGCGGGGAGCCCCTGGCTCTTACCGGGGTTTCAGACCCCAAAGCTGCAGGACCAGGGTTTAGGCAGGCTCTGGCAGTTGGAGAGGGGATGGAAAACCAGAGAGAAACCAAGCTCTGTCCCTGCGCAGCCCTGGCTCTTACCGGGGCTCTTGGAGAGAGCAGCTGCCctccaaagcaaaaaaaaaaaacaaaacaacaaaacaccaagaaagggaaaacacgGGGACGTGTCAGCTTGGGTGCTGCTTTTTCTCACCTTCCCCTTTCAGTAGCAAAAAGCCGATTTCTGTCCCCGCGGTGTCCCTCGCTGCGGTGACCTCCCCAGCCGGGTTGCAGCAGGGAAGCTCCGCACAAAGGGAACCTCAGCCCCTGCGAGGGCTCCCAGCCGCTGACAGCGAGTGTGAAAGGATcgggggctgctctgctgggtgtGCAGCGAGCCCCCAGGGAGCCCCCTGCGTCCCGGAGGAGGGAGTGGGAGCTTGCCAGAGCTCCTAGACCTGGGTGTAATTAAGGACCCAGCTAATTGCAGACCTGACTGTGGGGCAGTGTGTGCTTTTGCATGTGCCAGAGTGAGGCATGTGGTGTgtggggggtcctgggggttTGCTTCTGCCTTCAGatccctgctgccaccctcaCTGGAGCCGGATCAGgcgtggggctgctgggctggggagagggacGGGATGGGGCCAGCCCTGCCCGACCCCAGAGCAGAGAACGGGGTGGGACGGGGCAGGGGACGGGGCCGTTCCTCACCCCGCTGTGCTGCACAGACCCCCAGGGAGGGCGGGGAACTCCTTGTGGGACCGATGGCCCCGACCAGCCGAAATCCAGCACTTGCAGCCTTCCTCCAcgccccctccccttcccacgcAGGTATTTGGCCATCCGCTACCCCCTGCACTCGCGGGAGCTGCGGACGCCCCGCAACGCCCTGACGGCCATCTGCCTCATCTGGGGGCTCTCCCTCGTCTTCTCGGGCCCCTACCTCAGCTACTACCAGCAGTTCCAGCTGGCCAACCTCACCGTCTGCCACCCCATCTGGGACGCCGCCCGCCGCAAGGCCATGGACCTCTGCACCTTCGTCTTCAGCTACCTCGTCCCGGTGCTGATCCTGGGCCTCACCTACACGCGCACCATCCGCTACCTCTGGAGGTCCGTGGACCCCCTCCAGGACGCCTCGGAGTCCAAGGCGGCCAAGAGGAAGGTCACCAGGATGATCGTCATCGTCGCCGtcctcttctgcctctgctggctgccccaCCACCTGCTCATCCTCTGCGTCTGGTTCGGGTATTTCCCCCTCAACCACGCCACCTACGTGCTCCGCGTCCTCTCGCACCTCGTCTCCTACGCCAACTCCTGCGTCAACCCCATCGTCTACGCCCTGGTCTCCAAGCACTTCCGCAAGGGTTTCAAGAAGATCTTCAGCTGCCTCCTGCGGAAGAGGGCGGCCAACAAGGTGCACGCGGCCCCAGCCACCCACACGGCGAGCACGCTGGAGGCAGAGCTCAGCGAGCTGCCCCACGGCCCGCCCCGACGCTGCTCCGCGCGCTGCCAGGTCCcggaggggtcctggggggaggaggatggggcaggggggcagcagcagggagcggGCGGCTCCTTCGTCACCTTCAACGTCACCTAGCGGAGCCGCTCGCCGTCACAGGTTTGCGGACGGACCACGGTTTGGGGTTAATTGCGTCAAGTTTTAGCCTTTTTTCCCTTCGAACGCTGCCCGGTGTAGAACTGCTGGaacactgctgctttctgaggGCTCAGCCAAGCGAGCGCCTGAGGAGCCAAGCGCAGGACTCGTTCCCACCCGACACGCTGAGAGCAGAGATCAAAACCCCAAATCGGTTCTTGTCCTCGatccctgctcctctgcccgGGGCAGGCTGACACCCTGCCGTGTGTCTGAGCCCGGCCCCTTGCGAGAGCTCCGATCCCCCCGACCACAGCAGCCTTTGGCTCCTGCTTTGGTGCGTGCgaggctctgcagagcaccCGGAGGTCACCCAGGAGCGTGGCCACAGCCCCACGGGGCCTCCCTGGAGAGATTAGGGTGCCGGGGGAAGCCAGGTGGGATATTAGGGGGGCAGAGAGCCtgggcagggctcagcacctcccCGGGGGGGTCCATTTACCTCTTTCACTTCCCTCCTGCTTGGCGTGAAcggggcagggatgccaccacGACTCGCTCAGCTTCGGTTTCGCTCGCCCATCAGAGGAgaggggtgctgcaggggctgcgAGGGGAACCGAGGGGCACGGGTGGGCCCCGAGCACACCCACGGGGCACAGGAGGTGGCAGCAAGAGGAGCGGCTCCGGGTGCCCTCCTCGCCGCCGTACCCATGCACGAGAGGCCGACGTGGCTCACGCCCGTGCTCTTAGCGCTGAAAAGGCTCCGAGAGCAGCTGGACCCTGCCGCAGCCAGCAGCCGAgggcttttatttaaaagcccatcacttttctgaaagaagagcGTCAGGGGAACGGGACCCGCTAGCTCTTCTGAAAAACCCTgccccagagccctgctggaggaggtggggaaGCCGTGTGGGAACGGGCCCGGCTGTGCCCAGCATCCCTGCAGCttcccggggctgccccgcagCACGGACACCCACAAAATCAGCTCCCTGagagctcagctccctgccagccaccATCACCCGCAGCAGCGGGATGCCCTGCAGGAGGGTTTTAGGGCCGGGACCCCGCAGCTCCGCTCCCGGAGCCGTGTTGGGCGCAGCCCCCTTGGCACGCCGCTGCTTCCACCCCCCTCCAGCGCGTGGCCTTCCCTCCCGGCGAGCTTTCTGCTGTCAaacccttctctttcccctgcCGGGCGTTAGGATAAGCAGAGCTTCCTGTCCCCGCGCAGCGAGCCATAAATcggccgccgcctcccctcGCTGACCGTTGTATTTAGTCTGGGCCCGCTCAGGGCGTGAGGCACGGAGAGGGATTGTATAAACAGCCCCATTACTTCTCGCAGTATTTACCTCCCCTGCTGGACCCTTCCCAGCCTGGGAAAATATTGCATCAGGCGCGCAAACACGGCTGAAAGCCTCGCCCTCTGCTCCTGACCTCGGCCACGGGGAGCAATCCTCACCCCTCCACCCCGCTCCCCAATGGCAGTGGGGACAGGACGCCGTCCTGCTGCCCCCTTACCCCAGGGGAAGTCCCCAGAAAGGCCAGGAATCACCCAGCCCCGGCATCTTGCTAAGCACAACAGCCACGCGTCCTTCCCCTTCCCAAGGTGTCTTCCCAAGCACAAGCAACAGGAGAGGGCAAAAGAAGAAGGAAGCGAAGTGGTACCGGGGTGAAGCCACCCCCAAAGccgggcagagctgggctgctccgTTCAGGACCCTCCTTCAGCTGGAGAGCCGAGCGAGCAGCGCTGCGATGCCGCACCGACCACGGGCTCGGCACGTGTGTGGACGTGGAGATgagagaaaagctgcaaagaaaGGGCAAGCGATTCCTGAGCGTAATAAGAAGTGATTTTGTGAGCAAGGGGAGCGCTTTGCAGAGCCTTCCAGCACGTCCATTCAGCACAGACACCCCAAAACTGACTGCAGTGACTCCCTGCCCCCCAGCTCGTCCCACTGGGGCACcaggaggagggagcagcacGCGGAGCACAGCACATCCCTGCCACCTCTGTGACTGCTCCAGAGAACAAACACCTCACAGGGAGGTGGAAATGTGCCGGCTGCAGCATCGTTACGCCCCTTACAGGGTGGGACAAAACACAGCAGCCCCCCCAAAGCACCTTAAACACGGCACGAGCTGGACAGAGGGGAGAGCTCCGCGTGGGGAGAGCTCcctgtggggagctgggctgccccgagcacaggaggaggaggagatgcaaGATGCTGAGCCTCAGCACCTTGAAGTCTAATAAAATGTGAAGGTTAAAGGTGAATAAAAGCAGATTCCGCTGggagagggaaataaataagCTAAATTCAGCTTCCACCAAGTCcaggggtgttcaaggagacAAGGAGCGTTCAGCCGAAACCCCAGGTTAGTGGGAGCTTTCCAGAGCACGGTTTTAACACCAATGttcaaggattttttaaaaaacttcgTCAGCACCTGCAGGGAGCCTGCAGGGACCCCGTCCCAGGTTCCTGTCCCTGCTGGGTTTGTGACAAACACCTTTTGTTGCCC harbors:
- the GALR2 gene encoding galanin receptor type 2 yields the protein MNGSVPGSEEGWQPEAVLLPLAYLLIFLVGTVGNCLVLAVLLRNGQVNNTTNLFILNLGVADLCFILFCVPFQATIYTLEGWVFGPFLCKAVHFFIYLTMYASSFTLATVSLDRYLAIRYPLHSRELRTPRNALTAICLIWGLSLVFSGPYLSYYQQFQLANLTVCHPIWDAARRKAMDLCTFVFSYLVPVLILGLTYTRTIRYLWRSVDPLQDASESKAAKRKVTRMIVIVAVLFCLCWLPHHLLILCVWFGYFPLNHATYVLRVLSHLVSYANSCVNPIVYALVSKHFRKGFKKIFSCLLRKRAANKVHAAPATHTASTLEAELSELPHGPCLPKHKQQERAKEEGSEVVPG